From Candidatus Bathyarchaeia archaeon, the proteins below share one genomic window:
- a CDS encoding radical SAM protein has protein sequence MLLDALQLLRYTMGNPLSRAILKLGLAKDSEGKTRLESSLEAFSYGTPVKGLGRKLYSAMVKGILVVGCKAFGANPDSFKKYLQDPVVRRGVNSVLRGISEYGIGKPQLLAAPFLVVWNFTNACNLMCKHCYQSAGVKAPDELTLEEKLDVVRQLSDAGVVAIAFSGGEPLVSPDFFKVAKEASDLGLYLAVATNGTLLSKEMVKRLKDVNVGYMEVSLDSARPGVHDEFRGVKGAWKRTVEGIRNLAGSGIYTVVATTITRMNVGEVEDIIALTEKLGAQRFTHFNFIPTGRGKNLVELDLSPQEREKLLKTLYEKAMSSKVEVLSTAPQYARVALQASGGEMVAPTHFYMGKGRKWGLQVLAEFIGGCGSGRLYCAIQPNGDVTPCVFIPQLVVGNLREKRFIEIWNESKVFKDFQNRELLKGACKSCKFKYVCGGCRARSLGYFNDFSAPDVGCIYNQPDWMSLVKEVEAVASTG, from the coding sequence ATGCTTCTAGACGCTCTTCAACTGTTGAGGTACACGATGGGTAATCCGTTGTCTAGGGCCATACTGAAACTGGGGCTCGCTAAGGACTCGGAGGGGAAAACAAGATTGGAGTCATCTCTAGAGGCGTTCTCATATGGAACGCCTGTTAAGGGGTTAGGGAGAAAGCTGTATTCCGCTATGGTGAAGGGGATACTGGTGGTTGGATGCAAGGCCTTTGGGGCTAACCCTGATTCTTTCAAAAAATACTTGCAGGATCCTGTGGTTAGAAGGGGTGTAAACAGTGTTTTGAGGGGGATAAGCGAGTATGGAATCGGTAAACCTCAACTCCTCGCCGCCCCATTTCTAGTGGTCTGGAACTTCACAAACGCCTGTAACCTGATGTGTAAACATTGTTACCAATCGGCTGGCGTTAAGGCACCTGACGAGTTAACTTTAGAGGAAAAACTGGACGTGGTGAGACAGCTTTCGGACGCGGGGGTCGTCGCCATAGCTTTCTCCGGAGGCGAGCCGCTTGTCAGCCCGGATTTCTTCAAGGTAGCTAAAGAGGCTTCAGACCTGGGGCTATACTTGGCCGTCGCCACTAATGGAACCCTGCTCTCCAAGGAAATGGTGAAGCGCCTGAAAGACGTTAACGTGGGATATATGGAGGTGAGCCTTGACTCCGCCAGACCGGGGGTTCACGACGAGTTCCGTGGAGTGAAGGGAGCTTGGAAAAGGACGGTTGAAGGAATTAGAAACCTCGCTGGGTCTGGAATCTACACGGTCGTAGCCACCACGATAACGCGTATGAACGTCGGTGAGGTGGAGGACATCATCGCCTTAACGGAGAAGCTGGGGGCCCAACGTTTTACGCATTTTAATTTTATTCCAACCGGTAGGGGGAAGAATCTCGTCGAGTTGGATCTGTCCCCCCAGGAGAGGGAGAAGCTTTTAAAAACGTTGTACGAAAAGGCGATGTCCTCGAAGGTTGAGGTTTTATCCACAGCCCCCCAGTACGCTAGGGTGGCGTTGCAGGCGTCTGGTGGAGAAATGGTGGCGCCCACCCACTTTTACATGGGTAAAGGCCGTAAATGGGGGCTTCAAGTGTTAGCTGAATTCATCGGGGGATGCGGATCAGGCAGGTTGTATTGCGCCATACAGCCCAATGGAGATGTAACTCCCTGCGTTTTTATCCCTCAACTTGTAGTGGGAAATTTGCGTGAAAAAAGGTTTATTGAAATTTGGAACGAATCGAAGGTGTTTAAAGATTTCCAAAACAGGGAGTTGTTAAAGGGGGCTTGTAAATCCTGCAAATTCAAATACGTGTGCGGAGGGTGTAGAGCGAGGTCCCTAGGATACTTTAATGACTTCTCAGCCCCCGATGTCGGGTGCATCTACAACCAGCCGGATTGGATGAGCCTTGTCAAAGAAGTTGAAGCGGTGGCGTCCACCGGTTAA
- a CDS encoding Lrp/AsnC ligand binding domain-containing protein: MVSACVLIRAESGRFDEVVEEMKQFKGVKNVFATLGRYDVVVDLEAVSFEELSETALRMGRMAGVVFTETLIEVPVRR, translated from the coding sequence TTGGTTTCCGCTTGTGTTTTGATAAGGGCGGAGAGTGGTAGGTTCGATGAGGTGGTTGAGGAGATGAAGCAGTTTAAGGGCGTGAAAAACGTGTTCGCGACGTTGGGGAGATACGATGTTGTAGTCGACTTAGAAGCGGTTTCCTTTGAAGAGTTAAGTGAAACAGCTTTAAGAATGGGTAGGATGGCGGGTGTGGTTTTCACTGAGACGTTAATAGAGGTTCCTGTTAGGAGGTGA
- a CDS encoding Lrp/AsnC ligand binding domain-containing protein, which produces MTKACVLIKTIPTRIEKTLEGVKKFKETLKAYMVFGRWDVVAFLDVEDYHDLKNITSKINMMDGVRSTETLVEA; this is translated from the coding sequence ATGACAAAGGCTTGCGTGCTGATAAAAACGATTCCTACAAGGATTGAGAAAACGCTTGAAGGCGTTAAGAAGTTTAAGGAAACTTTGAAAGCCTACATGGTTTTCGGCAGATGGGATGTCGTAGCCTTCTTGGACGTGGAAGATTACCATGACCTCAAGAACATAACTAGTAAGATAAACATGATGGACGGCGTGAGAAGCACGGAGACGCTGGTTGAGGCGTAA
- a CDS encoding NADH-quinone oxidoreductase subunit B family protein has translation MGLINWARRSSPWLLHMNTGGCNGCDIEVVAALTPRYDVERFGCLLKGSPRHADILVVTGAITRQIENRLKRIYEQMPEPKFVVAVGNCCVSGGVFRGAYNVRHGLDTVIPVDAYVYGCPPKPEAIIKAIAALQEKIKSLEKRPAEQEVTVGG, from the coding sequence TTGGGTCTAATAAATTGGGCTAGGCGAAGCAGCCCCTGGCTCCTCCACATGAACACGGGAGGATGCAACGGATGCGACATAGAGGTGGTGGCGGCGTTAACGCCTCGGTATGATGTAGAAAGATTCGGCTGTCTGTTAAAGGGCAGTCCTCGCCACGCCGACATACTGGTGGTAACCGGCGCGATAACTAGGCAGATTGAAAACCGGTTAAAAAGAATCTACGAGCAAATGCCTGAGCCAAAGTTCGTGGTGGCTGTGGGAAACTGCTGTGTCAGCGGCGGCGTGTTCAGGGGGGCGTACAATGTGAGGCATGGTTTGGACACGGTTATCCCTGTAGACGCGTACGTTTACGGCTGTCCTCCCAAGCCCGAGGCGATCATAAAGGCGATCGCTGCGCTGCAAGAAAAGATAAAAAGCTTGGAGAAAAGGCCTGCCGAGCAGGAGGTAACGGTGGGAGGGTAA
- a CDS encoding nickel-dependent hydrogenase large subunit, with translation MSSFKIPIGPQHPALKEAENFTFTLDGELVIGAEARIGYMHRGIEKLMETKNYIQNIPLVERICGICNVAHTLCYCQNVEYLYGKEIPRRAEYIRVIIEELNRIHSHLLWMGIAAHEIGFDTLFMYIWRDREVVMDLIELITGNRVSTASNTIGGVRRDIDEEKEIRLRKGMDILKKRTKYYKEVSAREPSLLARLEGVGILTPKECVELCAVGPTARASGVKVDVRADDPYAAHDEIPFNVITYDNCDLLGRFLVRADETIESINMVEYCLDHMPKGPIRIRLPNTPPRGESVSRVEAPRGEDIHYVKSNGTDKPERYKVRAPTLGNLAALVTMLTTRDSYEVYVADLPIILAGIDPCMCCMDRSVKFIELRKGKEWVWTWNQLKQYSKKLAESWGRVI, from the coding sequence GTGTCCAGCTTTAAGATTCCAATCGGTCCCCAGCACCCAGCGTTAAAGGAAGCGGAAAACTTCACCTTCACGTTGGACGGGGAGCTGGTGATTGGAGCTGAGGCTAGAATAGGCTACATGCATAGGGGCATAGAAAAGCTTATGGAAACGAAAAACTACATACAGAACATTCCACTTGTGGAGAGAATATGTGGAATATGCAACGTTGCCCACACCTTATGTTATTGTCAGAACGTGGAATACCTGTACGGTAAGGAGATTCCACGCAGAGCAGAATACATCAGAGTGATAATCGAGGAGCTGAACAGGATTCACAGCCACCTCCTCTGGATGGGCATTGCCGCCCATGAAATAGGCTTTGACACCCTATTTATGTACATTTGGAGGGATCGGGAAGTCGTCATGGACCTCATAGAGCTGATAACAGGCAACAGGGTTTCTACCGCATCGAACACGATCGGAGGTGTTAGAAGAGACATCGACGAAGAAAAGGAGATCCGGCTCAGAAAAGGAATGGACATTCTGAAGAAGAGAACTAAATATTACAAGGAGGTTTCAGCGAGAGAGCCCTCGCTCCTCGCGAGGCTTGAAGGTGTAGGGATCCTAACACCTAAGGAATGCGTTGAGCTCTGCGCCGTAGGGCCCACAGCCAGGGCCTCAGGTGTAAAGGTCGACGTTAGAGCTGACGATCCATACGCGGCCCACGACGAGATTCCTTTTAACGTAATCACATACGATAACTGTGATCTGCTTGGCAGGTTTCTCGTTAGGGCCGACGAGACGATTGAGTCCATAAACATGGTTGAATACTGCTTGGATCATATGCCTAAAGGTCCTATCAGGATTCGATTACCGAACACGCCTCCAAGAGGCGAATCGGTCAGCAGGGTTGAGGCTCCTAGAGGGGAAGACATTCACTACGTAAAATCGAATGGAACCGATAAACCGGAGAGGTATAAAGTTCGCGCTCCAACACTCGGGAACCTAGCCGCCTTGGTGACGATGCTGACCACCCGTGATAGCTATGAGGTCTACGTGGCGGATCTCCCCATCATATTGGCCGGTATAGATCCATGCATGTGCTGTATGGATAGATCCGTAAAGTTCATTGAGTTGAGGAAAGGGAAGGAATGGGTTTGGACATGGAATCAGCTTAAACAATACTCGAAAAAACTTGCTGAGAGCTGGGGGAGGGTGATTTAA
- a CDS encoding 4Fe-4S binding protein, whose amino-acid sequence MSLTPELFKNFLKKRATILYPFKERELVHVPEGLRGEVTFHRDRCIGCGLCFRVCPSETIEMVEDEKGKRPKFYLDRCTHCQQCEEVCPTKAVELTKNYETLGFDRRETIIG is encoded by the coding sequence ATGTCGCTTACACCTGAGCTGTTTAAAAACTTCTTGAAGAAAAGGGCTACCATTCTGTACCCCTTTAAGGAAAGAGAACTGGTGCATGTGCCAGAGGGCCTGAGAGGGGAAGTCACCTTCCACAGGGATAGATGTATTGGGTGCGGGTTATGCTTTCGGGTTTGCCCTTCGGAAACGATTGAGATGGTTGAAGACGAGAAGGGGAAAAGGCCTAAATTCTATCTTGACAGGTGCACGCACTGCCAGCAATGCGAGGAGGTTTGCCCTACTAAAGCGGTTGAGCTCACGAAAAACTATGAAACATTAGGGTTTGATAGAAGGGAAACAATCATTGGATAA
- a CDS encoding Coenzyme F420 hydrogenase/dehydrogenase, beta subunit C-terminal domain translates to MAARVKVFGSLVAEVINAGLCMYCGTCIASCPVNILFHSDEEKPVIKGVCVLCELCYYSCPRVEFSIHEAEVKAFGKLRTFEEQLGVVRKSYMARAKDEAVLNVCQDGGVVTALAIHALESGFVDLAILTGGGPETGWRPQPLIASNRAEALRGAGSKYSPGGSVSALGEAAVGYPNSKIMYVGLPCQIQGLRRLSTSNKGNRKLGERVTLTMGLFCMDIYHYRSLMEKLSEAKVNLSEVTKFDIKSNIFKAFQNGKTLFEAPIKDLDDGRMEGCGKCQDFTAELADISVGSVASPEGWCTVLVRSEKGEALFNHAIKKGVVEAKEVKDSGKLELLVRLSDRKRRREAPYLKLTAEA, encoded by the coding sequence ATGGCGGCTCGAGTTAAAGTTTTCGGATCCCTCGTCGCCGAGGTGATTAACGCAGGTCTATGCATGTATTGTGGAACCTGCATAGCCTCATGCCCAGTTAACATCTTATTTCACAGCGATGAAGAAAAACCTGTGATAAAAGGCGTCTGCGTTTTATGTGAGCTCTGTTACTACAGTTGCCCACGTGTCGAGTTTTCTATACATGAAGCTGAGGTGAAGGCTTTTGGAAAATTAAGAACCTTTGAAGAACAGCTTGGCGTCGTAAGGAAATCATATATGGCCAGGGCGAAAGATGAGGCGGTGTTAAATGTTTGTCAAGACGGAGGTGTCGTCACGGCCTTAGCGATACATGCCCTAGAGTCTGGATTCGTGGATTTAGCCATCTTAACCGGAGGAGGACCGGAGACCGGGTGGAGGCCTCAGCCTTTAATCGCCTCGAATAGAGCTGAAGCCTTGAGAGGGGCGGGGTCAAAATACTCGCCAGGCGGATCTGTCAGCGCATTGGGCGAAGCGGCAGTGGGGTACCCGAATTCCAAGATAATGTATGTGGGGTTACCTTGTCAAATTCAAGGGTTAAGAAGACTAAGCACGTCTAATAAGGGGAATAGAAAACTTGGGGAGCGGGTTACGCTCACCATGGGGCTGTTCTGCATGGACATCTACCATTATAGAAGCTTGATGGAGAAGCTAAGTGAAGCGAAGGTTAACCTCTCAGAGGTGACGAAGTTTGACATTAAAAGCAATATTTTCAAGGCTTTCCAAAATGGGAAAACCCTCTTCGAGGCACCTATCAAAGACTTGGACGATGGTAGGATGGAGGGTTGTGGTAAATGCCAAGACTTTACAGCGGAGTTAGCGGACATATCAGTTGGCTCGGTGGCTTCACCGGAGGGATGGTGCACTGTGCTGGTGAGGTCGGAGAAAGGTGAGGCGCTGTTTAATCACGCGATTAAGAAAGGTGTTGTGGAGGCGAAAGAGGTTAAAGACTCTGGAAAACTGGAGCTCCTAGTCAGGCTGTCGGATAGAAAGAGGCGGAGGGAAGCCCCCTACTTAAAGTTGACAGCTGAGGCTTAG
- a CDS encoding AIR synthase family protein yields MVSFYGKIPPRILESIVFQHLGASRKDVVLGPSLGEDAAIVQVNGGKLVLSCDPISGALKRVGWLAVNVAANDVATRGAEPLWYLACVLLPKNGYETLEEICGDMDTAAKRLNISIIGGHSEITPGITHPIIVGSCAGSIKGKRYFTTSMTKPGAKIVLTKGAGVEGTAILAIDLKDAIVNRFGADLAKRAERYLDLISVVPEAMLASKIDGVLAMHDPTEGGVAGGLNEMAEAAKCGFKVYEKKILVREETAKICGYLGLDPLKLISSGSLLIAVEEKAADTLTRRLNDIGIESFIIGEFVEDAGLRTIVRMNGLEEPLPMPESDEIWKTTKA; encoded by the coding sequence ATGGTGAGTTTTTACGGTAAGATTCCCCCTCGAATACTTGAATCAATCGTGTTTCAACATTTAGGCGCGAGTCGGAAGGACGTTGTTTTAGGACCATCTCTAGGAGAGGACGCGGCGATAGTTCAAGTTAACGGGGGTAAGCTAGTTCTGTCCTGCGACCCCATCAGCGGCGCTTTGAAAAGAGTTGGCTGGTTGGCTGTGAATGTAGCGGCTAACGACGTTGCCACTAGGGGCGCTGAACCCCTCTGGTATCTGGCCTGCGTCTTGCTTCCAAAAAACGGGTACGAAACCCTTGAGGAAATCTGCGGAGACATGGACACGGCGGCTAAAAGGCTTAACATTTCAATTATCGGAGGACACAGCGAAATAACTCCTGGGATCACCCATCCTATCATAGTTGGAAGCTGCGCTGGTTCAATTAAAGGAAAACGGTATTTTACAACTTCTATGACTAAGCCTGGGGCGAAGATCGTACTGACCAAGGGAGCGGGTGTTGAAGGAACGGCGATTCTCGCAATAGACTTGAAAGACGCGATAGTGAATCGTTTCGGAGCGGATTTAGCTAAGAGAGCGGAGCGCTACCTTGATTTGATCAGCGTTGTTCCAGAGGCTATGTTGGCGTCTAAAATTGACGGTGTGTTGGCGATGCATGATCCCACTGAAGGCGGTGTAGCGGGAGGTTTAAACGAGATGGCTGAAGCCGCTAAATGTGGATTTAAAGTCTATGAGAAAAAAATTTTAGTCAGAGAGGAAACCGCCAAAATATGCGGTTACCTCGGCCTTGACCCATTAAAACTGATAAGTTCGGGATCCCTGCTCATCGCCGTGGAAGAGAAGGCCGCGGATACTTTAACTAGAAGGCTGAATGATATCGGAATAGAATCCTTCATAATAGGAGAATTTGTGGAAGATGCTGGTTTGAGGACGATTGTGAGGATGAACGGTTTGGAAGAGCCCCTCCCCATGCCGGAGAGTGATGAGATATGGAAGACAACGAAGGCGTAA
- a CDS encoding 4Fe-4S binding protein, protein MPTVKVDWNKCNGDSVCVSICPVNVFEMQTLKEYPDGPKSVPVKESECIMCMACVTQCPTEAITVSE, encoded by the coding sequence ATGCCTACGGTTAAAGTAGATTGGAATAAATGTAACGGCGACTCAGTATGCGTGAGTATATGCCCAGTAAACGTTTTTGAGATGCAAACGTTAAAAGAGTACCCTGATGGCCCAAAGTCGGTTCCTGTCAAGGAAAGCGAATGCATCATGTGTATGGCATGCGTTACCCAATGTCCTACTGAGGCGATAACCGTATCGGAATAA
- the pfkA gene encoding 6-phosphofructokinase, whose protein sequence is MRKIAVVTSGGDAPGMNAAVRAVVRSAVAEGLEVIGFERGYDGLLSDMAVPLDARSVGGIIHLGGTFLKTSRSEAMKTDEGVRRAVAVLNRRGVDGLVVIGGNGSFRGACKIYAESGLPIIGIPASIDNDLAGTDTTIGFDTAINTALEAIDKIRDTATSHERVFVVEVMGRDRGFIALEVGVAAGAEVILIPEIKYDVQSVCERLIESHRMGKKSGIVVMAEGAGNCMEIAEALKEKAGFEVRLTRLGHIQRGGAPTAFSRLLASKMGAASVQFMLDGKTRVMTAINCGLIVPVDLEYACTVDKEIDRDLYNLALKLAT, encoded by the coding sequence TTGAGAAAGATCGCCGTGGTTACCAGCGGTGGGGACGCGCCGGGTATGAACGCGGCTGTGAGGGCCGTTGTGAGGTCAGCTGTAGCCGAAGGCCTAGAGGTCATAGGCTTTGAACGCGGATACGATGGATTGCTTTCAGACATGGCTGTTCCACTGGACGCTAGATCCGTTGGAGGAATCATCCATCTAGGAGGCACTTTTTTGAAGACCTCTAGATCTGAGGCTATGAAGACCGATGAAGGGGTTCGTAGAGCAGTAGCGGTTCTTAACAGGAGAGGAGTGGACGGGCTGGTAGTTATCGGGGGGAATGGGTCTTTCAGAGGCGCCTGTAAAATTTACGCTGAGTCTGGGTTACCGATCATCGGCATACCAGCGTCGATTGATAACGATTTAGCTGGAACCGATACGACGATTGGTTTTGACACCGCTATTAACACGGCGTTGGAGGCCATCGATAAAATAAGGGATACAGCCACCTCGCATGAAAGGGTTTTCGTGGTGGAGGTCATGGGCAGGGATAGGGGTTTCATAGCCTTAGAGGTCGGCGTCGCCGCAGGCGCTGAGGTGATATTAATACCCGAGATAAAGTATGATGTTCAAAGCGTGTGTGAAAGATTAATTGAAAGCCATAGAATGGGAAAGAAGTCGGGCATAGTTGTGATGGCGGAGGGAGCTGGGAACTGTATGGAAATAGCTGAAGCCTTAAAAGAGAAGGCGGGGTTTGAGGTTAGGCTTACGAGGCTTGGACATATTCAGAGGGGGGGAGCCCCGACAGCGTTCAGCCGATTGTTGGCTTCAAAGATGGGCGCGGCAAGCGTGCAGTTTATGCTGGATGGGAAAACAAGGGTTATGACGGCCATTAACTGCGGGCTTATCGTTCCAGTAGACCTCGAGTATGCTTGCACAGTTGATAAAGAAATAGATAGGGATCTGTATAATTTAGCCCTAAAACTCGCTACATAG
- a CDS encoding sodium-translocating pyrophosphatase, producing MSRRGYLQGMIKVAAELSFFERAALWGVVCVAIGAFIYAALLARHVLREKSGSGKMLDVWKGIRDGANAYLKTQFKSIVIVIGGLGVVLYLSAALADAPLSISLGRAGAFLMGAFFSAMVGYLGMNMAVQGNVRVAEAAKRSFRDALRISYRSGTITGMLTDGLGLLGGTLIFMHYLQDAPEVLLGFGFGGTLLALFMRVGGGIYTKAADVGADLVGKVEKDIPEDDPRNAAVVADLVGDNVGDCAGMAADIFESYEVTMVSALILGLAIKPFDFKWIVFPLLARGIGVISTIVGTYAVSLWPERLTKGNAFKAMDLSYDLSGVISGASFLLLALYYVHDIRVFFATTAGLILAITFNKLADYFTSSSKRPVDQVARSARTGPATVLLYGLALGFESTVWTIFVIAIAIIASALFFMGAGVVFVMYGVALAGIGMLTLTGNNVSMDTFGPIVDNANGIGEMAGLEEKARKVMADLDASGNTTKAVTKAIAIASAVIAAVSLFGSYAETTGLEKIGLNVAEPVVFVGLLIGGALPFLFSSFTVRAVGRAASQIIEEVRSQFRIPGIMEGRIKPNYAKVVNLCTAAAQRELVSLALLGILTPLLVGFLLKEAALGGFLAGIILTGQLLAVFMANTGAAWDNAKKKIEDGYYGGKGSEPHKASVIGDTVGDPLKDTSGPALNPMIKVINLVSLLFAPVIIKFKHETALTAILSAALIAIIAVAVWYSKREAKLLSEA from the coding sequence ATGTCAAGGAGGGGCTATCTTCAGGGGATGATTAAGGTGGCTGCGGAGCTTTCATTTTTCGAAAGGGCGGCTCTGTGGGGCGTGGTATGCGTAGCGATAGGGGCATTCATATACGCGGCTCTCTTAGCGAGGCACGTCCTAAGAGAGAAGTCCGGTTCAGGGAAGATGCTGGACGTTTGGAAAGGAATAAGGGACGGGGCCAACGCGTACCTGAAAACCCAGTTCAAGTCCATAGTGATCGTCATAGGTGGTCTAGGCGTGGTCCTATATCTTTCAGCGGCGCTCGCGGACGCGCCTCTCTCCATATCCCTAGGCAGAGCGGGGGCATTCCTCATGGGGGCCTTCTTCTCGGCGATGGTCGGGTACTTGGGGATGAACATGGCTGTTCAAGGTAACGTAAGGGTTGCGGAGGCTGCTAAAAGAAGTTTTAGAGACGCGTTAAGGATCTCCTACCGGTCAGGTACGATTACAGGCATGTTAACGGATGGTTTAGGCCTACTAGGCGGAACCCTCATATTCATGCATTATTTACAAGATGCTCCTGAGGTGTTGCTTGGATTCGGTTTCGGCGGAACCCTCCTAGCACTATTCATGAGGGTTGGTGGAGGCATATACACTAAGGCAGCCGACGTAGGAGCTGACCTAGTCGGCAAAGTGGAAAAGGACATTCCTGAAGACGATCCTAGGAACGCGGCTGTGGTAGCTGACCTGGTAGGAGACAACGTGGGGGACTGCGCTGGAATGGCCGCGGACATATTCGAGTCCTACGAGGTAACAATGGTTTCAGCGTTGATTCTAGGCTTAGCTATAAAGCCGTTTGACTTTAAATGGATTGTATTCCCACTGCTGGCTAGAGGAATCGGAGTTATAAGCACCATCGTCGGAACATACGCGGTATCCCTATGGCCTGAGAGGCTGACCAAAGGAAACGCCTTTAAGGCGATGGACCTCTCCTACGATTTATCAGGCGTGATCTCCGGCGCCAGCTTCCTTCTACTAGCTTTATACTATGTGCATGATATACGGGTGTTCTTCGCGACGACTGCGGGGCTCATCTTGGCTATAACCTTCAACAAGCTTGCCGACTACTTTACAAGCTCTTCAAAAAGGCCTGTGGATCAGGTCGCCAGATCGGCTCGAACAGGGCCAGCCACGGTTTTGCTATACGGCTTAGCTTTAGGGTTTGAAAGCACTGTATGGACGATCTTCGTCATAGCCATCGCGATCATAGCCTCAGCGTTGTTCTTTATGGGCGCAGGGGTGGTCTTCGTAATGTACGGGGTCGCGTTAGCCGGTATAGGTATGCTAACCCTCACAGGTAATAATGTTTCGATGGACACTTTCGGACCCATCGTGGACAACGCGAACGGCATCGGGGAGATGGCTGGCCTCGAAGAAAAGGCTAGAAAAGTGATGGCCGACCTGGACGCCTCAGGCAACACGACTAAGGCGGTTACAAAGGCGATAGCGATAGCCTCAGCCGTGATAGCGGCCGTATCCCTATTCGGATCCTACGCTGAAACCACGGGGCTGGAGAAGATCGGTTTAAACGTCGCGGAGCCAGTTGTCTTCGTAGGTTTGCTCATAGGCGGTGCATTACCGTTCCTGTTCAGCTCCTTCACTGTGAGAGCTGTGGGAAGAGCGGCCTCACAAATAATCGAGGAGGTGCGATCTCAGTTCAGGATCCCTGGCATAATGGAGGGTAGAATCAAGCCAAACTACGCTAAGGTGGTAAATCTATGCACGGCCGCGGCTCAAAGGGAGCTGGTGAGCCTAGCCTTGCTCGGAATCCTAACCCCCCTACTGGTTGGCTTCCTGTTGAAGGAGGCCGCCCTGGGCGGGTTCCTAGCGGGAATAATTCTAACAGGACAACTTCTAGCCGTTTTCATGGCTAACACAGGTGCAGCGTGGGACAACGCTAAAAAGAAGATTGAAGACGGCTACTACGGTGGAAAAGGATCTGAGCCTCATAAAGCCTCCGTCATAGGGGACACGGTAGGTGACCCGTTAAAAGACACGTCAGGACCAGCGTTAAACCCGATGATCAAGGTCATAAACCTCGTTTCGCTGCTGTTCGCCCCGGTGATCATAAAGTTTAAGCATGAAACAGCGTTGACAGCTATACTCTCAGCGGCCTTAATAGCCATCATAGCCGTGGCGGTGTGGTATAGTAAAAGAGAAGCCAAGCTCCTGTCCGAAGCGTAA
- the nikR gene encoding nickel-responsive transcriptional regulator NikR, with protein sequence MASGSWLMKGKGVVRFSVSTSPNLLQEFDQATRRLGYDRSKAIQAAMRNYLGELKLSEGRGLVVGALVVLYNHGTTGLEEKLTDIQHEFQHLITSTLHIHLTEDICLEIIAVKGQVKETRELARKIMVQRGVMQLKPALVHH encoded by the coding sequence ATGGCTTCAGGTTCGTGGCTTATGAAGGGTAAAGGAGTGGTTAGGTTCAGCGTTTCAACGAGCCCTAATCTACTTCAGGAATTTGATCAGGCTACTCGACGATTGGGTTATGATCGCTCGAAGGCGATTCAGGCCGCGATGCGTAATTATCTTGGCGAGTTAAAGTTAAGTGAGGGACGGGGCCTGGTGGTGGGCGCCTTGGTTGTGTTGTATAACCATGGGACGACGGGGCTGGAGGAGAAGCTAACCGATATTCAACATGAGTTTCAACATTTGATCACCTCAACTTTGCACATTCATTTAACAGAGGATATATGCCTAGAAATCATAGCCGTCAAGGGACAGGTGAAGGAAACCCGGGAATTAGCCCGGAAAATCATGGTTCAACGTGGTGTTATGCAACTGAAACCGGCCTTGGTTCATCATTAA
- a CDS encoding ferritin-like domain-containing protein — MSTASKELLDLLNSGIARELQVSIQYMWQHVLWKGVKAFAVKDELRNIAITEMKHAEAIAERLAYLGGIPTTKPEPIFVGENLKEMIERDIKDEEGAIQLYKKTIEKAEKQGDVTTAELFKKILADEEEHHDTFTSLLEEI; from the coding sequence ATGTCAACGGCTTCAAAAGAGTTATTGGACCTGTTGAACAGTGGTATAGCGAGGGAGCTTCAAGTTTCGATTCAATACATGTGGCAGCATGTTCTATGGAAAGGTGTAAAGGCGTTCGCCGTGAAGGATGAGTTGAGAAATATAGCGATAACCGAGATGAAGCACGCGGAGGCCATCGCTGAGAGGTTGGCTTACCTCGGAGGAATACCTACGACGAAGCCAGAGCCAATCTTCGTCGGAGAAAACTTGAAGGAAATGATAGAGCGAGATATAAAGGACGAAGAGGGGGCCATTCAACTCTACAAGAAGACGATTGAAAAGGCTGAAAAACAAGGCGACGTAACGACGGCTGAGCTTTTCAAAAAAATCCTAGCGGACGAGGAAGAGCATCACGACACCTTCACAAGCCTACTTGAAGAAATATAA